From one Acidobacteriota bacterium genomic stretch:
- the uvrA gene encoding excinuclease ABC subunit UvrA → MLEKIVIRGARQHNLRNLSLEIPRHRLTVVTGLSGSGKSSLAFDTIYAEGQRRYIESLSTYARQFLERMEKPELDSAEGLSPAISIEQKTTSRSPRSTVGTITEIYDYARLLFASVGRPHCPRCGKPIAAQTADRIVQQILEYPEGTRVVVMAPVVRDRKGEFRQLFERYLKKGYVRVRVDGRMHDLEEAIPLARTRNHTIEVVVDRVVVKPGLGGRLESSVRKALELAEGLVTVEALELGERLFSERQACLDCGVSVATLEPRSFSFNSRHGACPECGGMGTRQVFNPESLVPDPGLPLAEMAFPVGNARIAEHLKDTLLGLARRRGIDPSTPFGKLPKAARDAYFHGGEGRRGIGPWLEDLLGENQSPGTREELDRLFRAEDCPACGGARLRPESRAVKINGLAISDYARLSLEGARDAFAAVTLSPREEQVAGQVLKEILDRLEFLLNVGVGYLSLDRSAASLSGGEGQRIRLATQIGSKLRGVLYVLDEPSIGLHPRDNRRLLDTLAGLRDMGNTILVVEHDEETMRAADHIIDLGPGGGRLGGYLVAEGSVGDLTRCPDSITGAYLSGERSIPVPAVRRRGNGKRLVVQGARHNNLRDLTVEFPLGLFICVTGVSGSGKSSLVGDVLYNALARRLHRALCTPGAHDGIAGMEHLDKVIEIDQSPIGRTPRSNPATYTGLFTPLRDLYALLPESRVRGYGPGRFSFNVKGGRCEECQGDGQRRIEMNFLPDVHVLCDACQGKRYNRETLAVKYKGYSIADLLGMNISEALPVLENIPAIAQKLKALDDVGLGYVQLGQSSTTLSGGEAQRVKLARELGRRATGRTLYILDEPTTGLHFHDVHKLLEILNSLVDLGNSVIIIEHNLEVMKTADLIIDLGPEGGERGGRVVAAGTPEEVARVEDSATGLALRSVLGTGRETPSRRRPVKKGPVKKGPLKKGPVKQGVAEGGKR, encoded by the coding sequence ATGCTAGAAAAGATCGTCATACGCGGCGCGCGCCAGCATAACCTCCGCAACCTCAGCCTCGAAATCCCGAGGCACAGGCTCACGGTCGTCACCGGCCTGTCCGGGTCGGGCAAATCGAGCCTGGCCTTCGACACCATCTACGCGGAGGGGCAGCGGCGCTACATCGAATCGCTCTCGACCTACGCGCGGCAGTTCCTGGAGCGGATGGAAAAGCCGGAGCTGGACAGCGCCGAGGGGCTCTCCCCCGCGATCAGCATCGAGCAGAAGACCACCAGCCGCAGCCCCCGCTCCACGGTCGGGACCATCACCGAGATTTACGACTACGCCCGGCTGCTGTTCGCCTCCGTCGGGCGCCCCCACTGCCCCCGGTGCGGCAAGCCGATCGCGGCGCAGACGGCCGACCGGATCGTGCAGCAGATCCTGGAATACCCTGAGGGGACGCGGGTGGTGGTGATGGCCCCGGTGGTGCGGGACAGGAAGGGGGAATTCCGGCAGCTGTTCGAGAGATACCTCAAGAAGGGGTACGTGCGGGTGCGGGTGGACGGGCGGATGCACGACCTCGAGGAGGCGATCCCCCTGGCCAGGACCCGCAACCACACGATCGAGGTGGTCGTCGACCGGGTCGTCGTCAAGCCCGGCCTCGGTGGAAGGCTGGAGTCCTCGGTGCGCAAGGCGCTCGAACTTGCCGAGGGGCTGGTGACGGTCGAGGCGCTCGAACTCGGGGAGCGCCTCTTTTCCGAGCGCCAGGCGTGCCTTGACTGCGGCGTCAGCGTGGCGACCCTGGAGCCCCGCTCCTTTTCCTTCAACTCGCGCCACGGCGCCTGCCCCGAATGCGGCGGCATGGGGACGCGGCAGGTCTTCAACCCGGAGAGCCTCGTCCCGGACCCGGGCCTCCCGCTCGCGGAAATGGCATTTCCGGTCGGCAACGCCCGGATCGCGGAGCACCTGAAGGACACCCTCCTCGGTCTCGCCCGGAGGCGCGGGATCGACCCGTCGACCCCGTTCGGGAAATTGCCGAAGGCGGCGCGCGACGCCTATTTCCACGGGGGGGAGGGGCGGCGGGGGATCGGGCCATGGCTTGAGGACCTGCTCGGGGAGAACCAGAGCCCCGGAACCCGGGAGGAGCTCGACCGCCTCTTCCGCGCCGAAGACTGCCCCGCCTGCGGGGGGGCGCGCCTGCGGCCCGAGAGCCGGGCGGTCAAAATCAACGGCCTCGCGATCTCCGATTACGCCCGGCTTTCGCTCGAGGGGGCGAGGGACGCCTTCGCCGCCGTCACCCTTTCGCCGCGGGAGGAACAGGTCGCCGGGCAGGTATTGAAGGAGATCCTCGACCGGCTGGAGTTTCTGCTCAACGTCGGGGTCGGGTATCTCTCGCTCGACCGCTCCGCGGCTTCGCTCTCCGGGGGGGAGGGGCAGCGCATCCGGCTGGCGACCCAGATCGGGTCCAAACTCCGGGGGGTCCTCTACGTGCTGGACGAGCCCTCGATCGGGCTGCACCCGCGGGACAACCGGAGGTTGCTCGACACGCTCGCCGGCCTGCGGGACATGGGGAACACGATCCTGGTCGTGGAGCACGACGAGGAGACCATGCGCGCCGCGGACCACATCATCGACCTGGGGCCGGGGGGCGGGCGCCTCGGCGGTTACCTGGTGGCGGAGGGGAGCGTCGGGGACCTGACCCGGTGCCCCGATTCGATCACTGGCGCCTACCTTTCGGGGGAGCGCAGCATCCCGGTCCCTGCGGTCCGGAGGCGGGGGAACGGCAAACGCCTGGTGGTCCAGGGGGCCCGGCACAACAATCTCCGGGACCTGACCGTGGAATTCCCGCTCGGGCTCTTCATCTGCGTGACGGGGGTTTCGGGCTCGGGGAAGAGTTCCCTCGTGGGGGACGTGCTCTACAACGCCCTGGCGCGCCGGCTGCACCGCGCGCTCTGCACCCCCGGGGCCCACGACGGGATCGCGGGGATGGAGCACCTGGACAAGGTGATCGAGATCGACCAGTCCCCCATCGGGCGGACCCCCCGGTCGAACCCCGCGACCTATACCGGGCTGTTCACCCCCCTGAGGGACCTGTACGCCCTTCTCCCCGAATCCCGCGTCCGGGGCTACGGCCCGGGGCGCTTCAGCTTCAACGTCAAGGGGGGGCGCTGCGAGGAGTGCCAGGGGGACGGGCAGCGGCGGATCGAAATGAACTTCCTCCCCGATGTGCACGTGCTGTGCGACGCCTGCCAGGGGAAACGGTACAACCGCGAAACCCTGGCGGTGAAGTACAAGGGGTATTCGATCGCCGACCTGCTGGGGATGAACATCAGCGAGGCGCTGCCGGTCCTGGAAAACATACCGGCGATCGCGCAGAAGCTGAAGGCGCTCGACGACGTGGGGCTCGGCTACGTGCAACTGGGACAGTCTTCCACCACCCTGTCGGGGGGGGAAGCCCAGAGGGTCAAACTGGCCCGGGAGCTCGGCCGGCGGGCGACGGGGCGGACGCTCTACATCCTGGACGAGCCGACGACGGGGCTCCATTTCCACGACGTCCACAAGCTGCTCGAGATCCTGAACAGCCTGGTCGACCTGGGAAACAGCGTGATCATCATCGAACACAACCTGGAAGTCATGAAGACGGCCGACCTCATCATCGATCTCGGTCCCGAGGGGGGGGAGCGGGGGGGGCGGGTGGTGGCCGCCGGGACCCCGGAGGAGGTGGCCCGGGTGGAGGATTCCGCCACCGGTCTCGCCCTGCGGTCGGTGCTGGGCACCGGACGGGAGACCCCCTCCCGGCGGAGGCCCGTCAAGAAGGGGCCCGTCAAGAAGGGGCCTCTCAAGAAGGGGCCCGTCAAGCAGGGGGTCGCCGAAGGGGGGAAGCGATGA
- a CDS encoding radical SAM protein yields MRVNEFFYSIQGESSHAGRPCAFIRLTGCNLRCSYCDTEYAFEAGMEMTIPEIVEAVGEYPTRLVLVTGGEPMLQPGIHELLGALLDRGCSVLLETGGQVPLSGVDPRVHKIVDFKCPSSGMTGHNDYGNVGCLTMRDEVKFVVGDRPDFDWACARIREYDLTARVSAVHLSPVYGLLPLDRLAGWVLGCGLEVRLGLQLHKIIWPGVPRGV; encoded by the coding sequence ATGAGGGTCAACGAGTTCTTCTACAGCATCCAGGGGGAATCGAGTCATGCGGGCCGTCCCTGCGCCTTCATCCGGCTGACGGGGTGCAACCTCCGCTGCTCCTACTGCGACACCGAATACGCCTTCGAGGCGGGAATGGAGATGACGATCCCGGAGATCGTCGAGGCGGTCGGGGAATATCCCACGCGCCTGGTGCTGGTGACCGGGGGGGAGCCGATGCTCCAACCCGGGATCCACGAGCTGCTGGGGGCGCTGCTCGATCGCGGCTGCAGCGTGCTGCTCGAGACCGGGGGGCAGGTTCCCCTCTCCGGCGTGGACCCCCGGGTCCACAAGATCGTGGATTTCAAATGCCCTTCGAGCGGCATGACGGGGCACAACGACTACGGCAACGTCGGCTGCCTGACCATGCGGGACGAGGTGAAGTTCGTCGTGGGGGACCGCCCCGATTTCGACTGGGCGTGCGCCCGGATCCGGGAATACGACCTCACGGCGCGGGTTTCCGCGGTGCATCTTTCGCCCGTTTACGGCCTCCTGCCGCTGGACCGGCTGGCCGGCTGGGTGCTCGGGTGCGGGCTCGAGGTCCGGCTGGGGCTGCAGCTGCACAAGATCATCTGGCCCGGCGTCCCGCGCGGCGTCTGA